The Lathyrus oleraceus cultivar Zhongwan6 chromosome 5, CAAS_Psat_ZW6_1.0, whole genome shotgun sequence genome includes the window gtggcagtatcaagggtcgaacgggatcaagtgcatttgtatgttctgcacaatgagaatgaggttgagccgtatgttgaaattcacaaggatgttctccgaggtttaaatcccaatagaaatgaaaattggatagtacgagagcacaatcgatgttttataccttggtttaaggatcatatttattcaaagtattattcagatcccgcttcaataacagaaaggttgagatgcttagcatatggtccaagtttccatgttttttcttatagcgcatacgcgattaatggatacacattttataccaaagaacaagatgataaaagtactatgcagaatagtggtgtcactgtggtagctgaagcaatgcacatatcaagtgtgaaggacttaaaccccaaatttgcaaatctgtcgtattttggtgttatcgagcgcatttgggtgtttgattatgagaagtttcagattcctatatttggttgcaagtgggttgaaaataataacggcattcgaatggataagtcaggatttttgcaagtggatcttaatagggtgggatacaaagatgagtcttttattctagcctctcaagctagacaagtgttctatgtcaatgatccgaaaagtacgaaatggtctatagttcttttttccaacaaagtaattgatgaaaacactggagatcaaggtgatattgatgttgagattgaatcgtttaccagaaatgatcaagatgagaatattatatcaaatgattcatatattagaaatgatcataatgagggtatttggatcaatccaaccgtccgttttgttaagagacatgtagaacatattccaaccaagaaaagaaagagaacttagtgaaaaaggtacaggtcaaatgattttaattgttttctttattacaggtaaaatgacttttatgattttaattgtttttacatttgtcatctgattttaattgttttcttttttacaggcaaaatgatgatgctggatatttgtttagatggagatgctctattgtcgtcaagcctcactcgcgtagatgatgatgctggatatttgaaagtatccctctacgacaatggaacatgtccatctaaacatatatcaattctatcttcaaaagataagggttcaatgttggcaagttacattggtttccttgttcgacaacatattccgattacatgtgataattggagaagtccggacttgaaggttggcaaagaaaaaatatggtcggagatacaggtacttaccatatattgttatatgttttttgttgcatcaactttgcagcactgtattgtaggcagaatttaggacttctcaaagttgatttcttgttactttgtcgttcataaaatacaccactaaattctctgcgtttaatttttaattttttttcatcaggcttgtgtctcaatagaggatgggtatctacctaaagttacttttgtagtggtccaaaagagacatcacacccgtctctttcctgtcaaccccaaagagaccgatagaagtggaaatattatgccaggttttttcaatatatttctcaacgcagctggtatatattatcatttgaatttatcattttttgctgattttgttgttctaaattgtcaaaggaaccgtggtagacaccagcatttgtcaccctagggaatttgatttttaccttaacagccatgcaggaattcaggtaatattagctatgtcatttaactttatgccattgtttactatttgttgctcaatcgccttttgacagttctgtgttatttgcatttggacgtgttctttttgcaggggactacttatgctgccatctgttgttttggttgagccttattttgtatggatgtgcgatagaactactagacaacttttggatatacagaacatgtttgccaccatgggtggatgggcgtttttgtttagtattggttagaactactagacagcttttggatacagtggtcactgggtgttggttgctatgttttattcttttaattgtagtactttgagaatatgttgttgtatattgttgatcaaagaatcatatattaatgttgtatatatggaggattaatgttgtatataaatggattcatgttgtatatatcaatggattaatggtgtataacattggattaaaggatgaaatcaatatgaattttacacttttgcagcatgcgaacaggttaccaattaaatatatatccactgtttttcaaacaaatttttttaaaataactaacactttagaggacgctttgtccagaaagcgccctctaaacactttacattgacaactttagagggcgctttttcctgaaagcgccctctaaacactttacattgacaactttagagggcgttttttcctgaaagcgccctctaaacactttacattgacaactttagagggcgttttttcctgaaagcgccctctaaacactttacattgacaactttagagggcgctttttcctgaaagcgccctctaaacactttacattgacaactttagagggcgcttctccagaaagcgccctctaaggtgtccctttatggaccactccagagggcgcttttgtCTTAAAGCGCACTAcaatgtggccactttagacagcgctttctccaggaaaacaaagcgctgtctttacctatgccagcgccaaattagagggcgcttaaaagcgctgttataggccaaaataagcgccctcttttcccttatttggtGTAGTGTTTTTGAAGTTTTCCACTCTACATCTTATCATCCTAGTTGACTacattttcaaatatattttataatatatatattattatttttgcaTCTTAGAATATCTTTTGATGgaattttttaataatattatCTTCAACAGTTAAATAGAAGGTGTCCACTAAATCCTACAACAGGGAATTATATTTTCTATGTTTATATATGTTTTATGAATGGTAAGATTTAGATCTACATAGTTCTTTAAGATCTGTTTTTGAACAATCATCATAAAAAAATTGAACCACTCTTAACTTCTCCAATCATATCGATAAccatttttttgtttttaatcaAAAAATTTGTTACTGATCTCAAGTCTAAGTGAGTCTTATTTAACTTATCCCTCCATCATTTTAGTCatgttgttttgacttttttgTGATATATCAAATATAAATATTTTCCACAATATCATTCTCACCCGATTTCCCTCCCGACTACCTTGTTTAtgattaaaaaaatcataaattattttataatacaacatgattttttttaatgAGATTAAGTTTATACCTCTAAACAACAATGGTGTAGATGTTATCAAGAGttaaatattataaatataaCCACTTCAATAGTTTCACACGACTTAACGAGAAgattatgaaaaaaaatatttctaCAATGTTATTGCATGTATTCTTATACCATTTAAAACACTTAGTATTAAAAAGTAGTATATACACATATATGAAACTAATTAGAGcgttttaattttaattttatttaaaagaTTTGGGTTGTTGGTCATGAAATACGAACAATGTGTGCCTTGATTATCACATGAATTCTAAACAGTGCTTAAAATAAAACAAGataaaataatattaatcataAATATGTTTGTTACATTactttaaatatttttttgtatgttaatttataataaattttctaattttaaatattttactGAAAAAAGATAATAACTTGTTCTTTTAtacaaaaaattatcaaataaattattaaataaatatgtTTCAACCAtctatatattttatttttttaaatcgtgattcattattttaattcaaataatttcaTATGAGTGTTAAATTGATTTTTTTGAAAGGTAGATAACCTATTTTTGCATGATGAATTTATTGAAACTttaatatatttttgtattttcatttttattatcATTCCATGATATTgattttgtatttattttaaatttcttAATTTTTCATACAAATAATATTCCTACAAAAAGTAATAAATTTTTGAATCATATAATATATTTTTGTAAAACCTATCCTTTACAAACTAATCATTAATCAGTTAAAGATCTTAAATAGGAAATGGTTACAATATCAATCAATAATTTAATTTCCATTTAAAAACGATTAGTTTTCAAACCTTTTACATTATTTTTAACAAACTgtatattataattttattataaaataaaaatgagacttaagaaaaaataaaattgaaaatacATTACAATGCAAGCTCGATTAAATTTACTATAAAGAAATATCGACTAGATAATTTGAATAAAACAACGAAAGTAAACCACGGTCATGTAAATCATGTGTTGAATCTTGgatataaacatttttttcaATGAGTAAGATCGAAAATAAATTTACATACTCTTATAAAATCGACAAAAGGTagaaaattttattaattaagATAAAATTAATGGTCATATGAAATCCAATATGAAGAAATTTAAATGAGTATCTCTAGGTTAAAGCAGTAAGCTTtttcaacaaaaataaaaattaaatacccataaataaaataaattatgatcATTATTTTACTCTCCATTAAGGTTTATATCAAAAGATTAATTATAACCATTTTTGTTTCTTTCACTGTTAAAAAATAGAAATCTACTTTTGAAGTACTTAgttttgattaaatatttaaagATGTACTTGCTTATTGATAAGAGCTATAATTTGGTACTCATTAATCAAAAAGTAAAATAACATTTGGTATAATAGTAAAATGGTTAATAGTTTGACTATTATTGTTATAAATTTTCTCAtctcttattttaaattataaagatgcaataatttataattttaatCCTATTGAGTTTTAATTGCTTTAAATTATTTTGTTACTTTTCTTGTTTGAATTCTTATAAACCTTTTCAGAATTGTCTATTAATTTTCACTGATCTAATAATTTTAAATTAGAGTTCCGATCATGTGCAACACAAGGGAGAGTATAAAAATAAAACTTTGACAAGATTTGTGAATCAAATATATTATTAAAATACTTAATAGTTAGAATTAAATATCTTAAAGATTATACTAATTTTGTACATTTAGTGATTATTGCATATAAAAGTTCATAATTATTCCTATTATACAAATAAAAAGATAAATGAAATAATAAATTACTAATTAATCGTTACTTTAATAAACCAACATAGAAACAAAGAAGCCCCTAACAAATTACAATACAATGATATAGTACCATGCCTATAAATTAAGGCATACTGCGGAGATaaatcattaacacattctaCATAAAAATTATAAGCATACACATATTAAAATTATGATGATGGAGAAGAAATATGTTTCTCTTTTCATGGTTGTGATGGTTCTAGGAATGATGGTATCAAAATTTGAAGCACGTCAAATTGACGACATTACATGCCCCGAGGCTCTTTTGTCCTTGTTGCCATGTCTTCCCTTTTTGCAAGGAACTGGAGGTGCTACACCACCTAAAAACTGTTGTGATGGAGCAAATACTTTAAATCAAAAGGCCAACACCACCCCGATTCAAAGGGATGTTTGCAATTGTCTCAAACCCGCAGCATCGAGATTTGGAGTTAAACCTGACAAATCAAAACAACTACCACAACTTTGTAACATTACTCTATCGGTTCCTTTTGATCCTAGCATTGATTGCAACACGTAAGTAATATTTCTTCATAATACTTGATATAAAAATATGAGATGCATATTTTTTATAAGAGTTTAATGTTTGAggtaaatatttttattttttaaattaaaataaatgaaaatgtTTACGTCCTTATCGCCTAAAACATACTTCTCCTCCATGAAATCAACGATGCATAGTATTATTTGATTgaatatttaaataattttataaccaTTATTTGTTTTTTGTGCAGGGTTCAATAAATCTATTTCACGGGGACGGTGTTTATCGCAAAGATATATAAAATAATTGTATTAAGAAATTCTTAATTCCATTAGTATATGTATTTTCTCTTTTTACTTAAGTTGAAGTTGTCACTCTCGTAatgtattttttaaaatttattttgatttagttattctcttcttctttttggctATTGTCCAACACACCTAATAATTAGAAAAGATTAAAAAATAGTGTTAATTGTTAAAACTCATACATCCACATTTATGGTCTAATAGGTCATATACTAGCACTACAATTTTAAGCTTTTTAAGTTATTCTAGAAATTAAATTATAAAACTTGTTAACAAAGTCTCATTTAAATACGTGTTAAAAAGACTCAAccaaataaaaaactaataaaataaatttaaactACGAACATATATTTTTGTAGATAAAAGAACTAAATGATAGAAACTTAATAAAAAGATATTGTTTGTGTATAATATTTGTGCAATGATAATTTACATTGTTAATCAATTATATTTGTGAAACTGTTTAAACCATTTAAATTTAATACAATTACCTTTGAATTCATCTATAAGATTATTTTCGTGTTTATTTTCCCTTAATTCAAAcctattttatttttatattgaatcaatttattttaaataaagGATATT containing:
- the LOC127081006 gene encoding non-specific lipid-transfer protein 1-like; translation: MEKKYVSLFMVVMVLGMMVSKFEARQIDDITCPEALLSLLPCLPFLQGTGGATPPKNCCDGANTLNQKANTTPIQRDVCNCLKPAASRFGVKPDKSKQLPQLCNITLSVPFDPSIDCNTVQ